The sequence AGAGTTTTATTGGACATTTTGGCCGCTCAAAATCAACTTTGAGATGGCATCCTATCGGCAAGGTCAACAGGATGCCATCCATCCGCGCAACAGCACCATGAGTTCATCGCAGGTTGGCTGCGGGCACGCCCCCCCCCCTGCCCTCTCGCGCAGTTTCAAAACCGATTGGAATCAATCCAGCGCGACATCAATTCGCGGCTGCGGAAGCATTCATCGGGAACGGACCGCCGCTTGGCCCGCGCGAGCCGTTCGGCGAATGAGACCTGTTTCGATGTGGGGTAATCGGATGCTACGGGCATCATTCGTGACTGCGCATCAATCCACTGGCTCAGCGCGCGTCGATCCTGCTGGACCACCCAAGGCAGGATAACCTGATTTTTCAGGGCCAATTTGCGCGCGAAAATGAGCTGCTTCTCGGTTGCCGTAAGAGCCTGCGGCCGGTCCAGCGTTTTGGTAGTAGACATGACAGAGCTCCCCAAATTAATGTGGTTGATTTATGGCAAAAAATCGCGCAGTTTTCAATGATATTGTGTCTTTTATAAGTGCTGGCACCATATGTGGTATACGAAATCGTATATATCCATATCGCCCACGCGCCCTGCCCTACTATCAGTCATGAAGGCTGAGATATGCTACACGTCAGTCTGCCGGCATGCGTTCCGGGCTGGTTCATTCGTTTCCAGAAGCCGCTGAGCCGTTTGCTGTGCTGTTTATCCGCGACACAGCCAAGCCCCCTGCCCTTTCGTTTCGCGCACGGCGACCAGAATACAAGCGTTGAGCACACGGCTAAGACATGTGTCGACCTCGCTGGCGGCGTGACGATCAGCGACGGCTTAGCATCGGGAGGCCGGCCAAGGGCCTCGCGCCGGGCCAAGCTACGATGCGCGGTCAATTCCTGAACCAGCCGCTCTGGCAGAGGTTCAAAAGTACCATAATCGACGTCCCCCGGCACACCAGCCCCGAGCAGCTGCCCGCCGGATTTGATGATGGTCCCGACATGGGCACTAGCATCGTGGTCCAAAGCCGAAAGCTCGATATCACCCCCCTGCCCCGTCTGCGCAACGCCAGTTTCGCTGCCATCCTTAACTGCGGTCTCCGCGAGCGGCTCATCTACTAGCCGGACATAACCGCGGTAAACCGAGAGCTGCCCCGAACGGTCAAGGGTCACAAGGGCCCCTGCGCGCGTGACCTCGATACACTTCCAGCCCTTGGAAGTAATCGCCTCTGCCTTGCGCGGCAGACGATCCACGACAAGCAGATCGAGCAGCGCGTTATTTTCAGGCCACCCGCCATCATCGCACTGACCCTTTTCACGCAGGAAGTAGGGAAAGGGCGCAGTCTTGGCCAGGCGCTTCTGCTTCACCAGTAAAGCCAGTTCTTGAAACCGCCGGCCGCCTGCAGGAATTTCATACATGCCGGTCTCGGTGCCATCCTCATTCAGCACCGCTCGCACGCTCAAGCCCTGTAACAGCCCGCGCCGCGCGATATCCTCGGCCAGTTCCTCGACAGACACACCGGCCTTGATGCGCCGCACATTGGACTGGCTCAGCATGAGCTTGTCGAAAGGGATGTCCTTGGATGCGGACAGGGTAATTTTAGAGGCAGGTTTCGCCATCAGATCATCTCCACAACGGGCGTCGGAAGCCACTCTCCCGATCTCACTTCCCGTCACCCTCAAACCAACAACCCTTTCACTCTCCACATGATCGCCACCCATGACCGGAAGACCTATAAAGTGTATCTCTTTCAATCCTTTATACCTTCCAGCGCGGAGCTTTTGCGATAATCGAGAAGCACTACGCGGCCTGCCCTGTCAATCGACCGTAGAAGCTGCGTTCGAGATGCAACTCCCCTGCCCCGGCCTTCTCGACCATGCCGCGTAGATACCCGCCAGGTGATGTTACCTCACCAGAACAGTGTTTCTCGAACACAAGGGCCAACGCCGCTGTTGCAACCTGTTTTCCAAGCTGTTCTTGCGCCTCGTTCCAGGCATGTTCTGAAACACCAATCATTGGCCTAAGCTGACCTGCGACGCGATGAAGATCGCCCCAGTCCTTGAGGAACCCACCCATGTTGTGGGCCCATGATGCAAATTCAGGACAAGCTTGCATGACGGTGGGTATATCCAAGGCTGCGCGCTTTTTGCGTACCTGCGCCACCCACTCTTCCAGCTCGATGTCAACTTGGTCTTCCGGCAAGGCATTTTGCGCCACCGCGGAGACTTCCTCTTTCTCAGAGGAATTACGGTTTACAGGATTAAGTTGATTTGTAGTTAGTATATGAGGTTCGAAAACGGACACCCTGGGGTTCATTTCTTGATCTTCCATGGGCAGTGGTTCGATGGTTTCAGGCGAGTTTTCCACAACGTCCATGGTCGATGTGGCTTTGAGATATGCGGCGTCTACGCGCTCTTGGAGCTGCTTGAACCAGGTCAATAGTCGTTCGAGCTGTTCTGAGCCGTCATTACG comes from Roseinatronobacter monicus and encodes:
- the repC gene encoding plasmid replication protein RepC; protein product: AGDMMLLDTLGAFTQPQDWEARQRPIVWASNAYLMEQTGFSLSALKRHARRLAEIGVISFKDSPNGKRWGRRNSDGVIIEAYGFDLSPLSARVEEFEELHVALQAEREMCQRFKRQITVARRMIRARIESAVSGTLSGPWTQFTSLLEDLLSKLPRRNDGSEQLERLLTWFKQLQERVDAAYLKATSTMDVVENSPETIEPLPMEDQEMNPRVSVFEPHILTTNQLNPVNRNSSEKEEVSAVAQNALPEDQVDIELEEWVAQVRKKRAALDIPTVMQACPEFASWAHNMGGFLKDWGDLHRVAGQLRPMIGVSEHAWNEAQEQLGKQVATAALALVFEKHCSGEVTSPGGYLRGMVEKAGAGELHLERSFYGRLTGQAA